One genomic window of Oncorhynchus clarkii lewisi isolate Uvic-CL-2024 chromosome 5, UVic_Ocla_1.0, whole genome shotgun sequence includes the following:
- the LOC139409166 gene encoding methyl-CpG-binding domain protein 3-like isoform X2 — MDKNDPTGKKFRSKPQLARYLGNQMDLSSFDFRTGKMLMSKLNKNRQRLRYDNNNQTKGKPDLNTSLPVRQTASIFKQPVTKVTNHPSNKVKTDPQKAVDQPRQLFWEKKLGGLDAFDIAEELVKTMDLPKGLQGVGPGCTDKTLLSAIASALHTSAAPITGQLSAAVEKNPGVWLNTSQPLCKAFIVTDEDIRKQEELVYSVRKKLEEALMADMLAHVEEAVSEGDSLEEDNDDMETV, encoded by the exons ATGGACAAAAACGA TCCAACCGGGAAGAAGTTTCGGAGCAAGCCTCAGCTGGCTCGTTACCTTGGCAACCAGATGGACCTCAGCTCCTTTGACTTCCGCACAGGGAAGATGCTCATGAGTAAACTGAACAAGAACAGGCAGAGACTGCGCTATGACAACAACAATCAGACCAAG GGCAAGCCAGACCTGAACACATCACTCCCCGTCAGACAGACTGCTTCCATCTTTAAGCAACCTGTCACCAAGGTTACCAACCACCCCAGCAACAAAGTCAAGACAGATCCACAGAAAGCCGTCGACCAGCCGAGACAG CTTTTCTGGGAGAAGAAGCTTGGTGGTCTCGATGCCTTTGACATCGCAGAGGAGCTAGTGAAGACAATGGACCTGCCTAAAGGTCTTCAAG GAGTTGGACCTGGATGTACAGACAAGACTCTACTGTCAGCGATAGCCAGCGCCCTGCACACTAGTGCAGCCCCCATTACCGGTCAGCTGTCTGCAGCCGTGGAGAAGAACCCAGGGGTGTGGCTCAACACATCGCAGCCCCTGTGCAAGGCCTTCATTGTCACTGACGAGGACATCAG GAAGCAGGAGGAGCTGGTGTACAGTGTGAGGAAGAAGCTGGAGGAGGCTCTAATGGCGGACATGTTGGCTCATGTGGAGGAAGCAGTCAGCGAGGGCGACTCACTCGAGGAAGACAATGACGACATGGAGACTGTATAG
- the LOC139409166 gene encoding methyl-CpG-binding domain protein 3-like isoform X1 — MEKKRWACLALPKGWQIEEVTRKSGLSAGKRDVYYFSPTGKKFRSKPQLARYLGNQMDLSSFDFRTGKMLMSKLNKNRQRLRYDNNNQTKGKPDLNTSLPVRQTASIFKQPVTKVTNHPSNKVKTDPQKAVDQPRQLFWEKKLGGLDAFDIAEELVKTMDLPKGLQGVGPGCTDKTLLSAIASALHTSAAPITGQLSAAVEKNPGVWLNTSQPLCKAFIVTDEDIRKQEELVYSVRKKLEEALMADMLAHVEEAVSEGDSLEEDNDDMETV, encoded by the exons ATGGAGAAGAAAAGGTGGGCATGCTTGGCTCTCCCCAAGGGCTGGCAGATCGAAGAAGTGACCAGAAAGTCGGGTTTGTCTGCGGGAAAAAGAGATGTCTATTATTTTAG TCCAACCGGGAAGAAGTTTCGGAGCAAGCCTCAGCTGGCTCGTTACCTTGGCAACCAGATGGACCTCAGCTCCTTTGACTTCCGCACAGGGAAGATGCTCATGAGTAAACTGAACAAGAACAGGCAGAGACTGCGCTATGACAACAACAATCAGACCAAG GGCAAGCCAGACCTGAACACATCACTCCCCGTCAGACAGACTGCTTCCATCTTTAAGCAACCTGTCACCAAGGTTACCAACCACCCCAGCAACAAAGTCAAGACAGATCCACAGAAAGCCGTCGACCAGCCGAGACAG CTTTTCTGGGAGAAGAAGCTTGGTGGTCTCGATGCCTTTGACATCGCAGAGGAGCTAGTGAAGACAATGGACCTGCCTAAAGGTCTTCAAG GAGTTGGACCTGGATGTACAGACAAGACTCTACTGTCAGCGATAGCCAGCGCCCTGCACACTAGTGCAGCCCCCATTACCGGTCAGCTGTCTGCAGCCGTGGAGAAGAACCCAGGGGTGTGGCTCAACACATCGCAGCCCCTGTGCAAGGCCTTCATTGTCACTGACGAGGACATCAG GAAGCAGGAGGAGCTGGTGTACAGTGTGAGGAAGAAGCTGGAGGAGGCTCTAATGGCGGACATGTTGGCTCATGTGGAGGAAGCAGTCAGCGAGGGCGACTCACTCGAGGAAGACAATGACGACATGGAGACTGTATAG
- the LOC139409166 gene encoding methyl-CpG-binding domain protein 3-like isoform X3, with translation MEKKSPTGKKFRSKPQLARYLGNQMDLSSFDFRTGKMLMSKLNKNRQRLRYDNNNQTKGKPDLNTSLPVRQTASIFKQPVTKVTNHPSNKVKTDPQKAVDQPRQLFWEKKLGGLDAFDIAEELVKTMDLPKGLQGVGPGCTDKTLLSAIASALHTSAAPITGQLSAAVEKNPGVWLNTSQPLCKAFIVTDEDIRKQEELVYSVRKKLEEALMADMLAHVEEAVSEGDSLEEDNDDMETV, from the exons ATGGAGAAGAAAAG TCCAACCGGGAAGAAGTTTCGGAGCAAGCCTCAGCTGGCTCGTTACCTTGGCAACCAGATGGACCTCAGCTCCTTTGACTTCCGCACAGGGAAGATGCTCATGAGTAAACTGAACAAGAACAGGCAGAGACTGCGCTATGACAACAACAATCAGACCAAG GGCAAGCCAGACCTGAACACATCACTCCCCGTCAGACAGACTGCTTCCATCTTTAAGCAACCTGTCACCAAGGTTACCAACCACCCCAGCAACAAAGTCAAGACAGATCCACAGAAAGCCGTCGACCAGCCGAGACAG CTTTTCTGGGAGAAGAAGCTTGGTGGTCTCGATGCCTTTGACATCGCAGAGGAGCTAGTGAAGACAATGGACCTGCCTAAAGGTCTTCAAG GAGTTGGACCTGGATGTACAGACAAGACTCTACTGTCAGCGATAGCCAGCGCCCTGCACACTAGTGCAGCCCCCATTACCGGTCAGCTGTCTGCAGCCGTGGAGAAGAACCCAGGGGTGTGGCTCAACACATCGCAGCCCCTGTGCAAGGCCTTCATTGTCACTGACGAGGACATCAG GAAGCAGGAGGAGCTGGTGTACAGTGTGAGGAAGAAGCTGGAGGAGGCTCTAATGGCGGACATGTTGGCTCATGTGGAGGAAGCAGTCAGCGAGGGCGACTCACTCGAGGAAGACAATGACGACATGGAGACTGTATAG